In Halanaeroarchaeum sp. HSR-CO, one DNA window encodes the following:
- a CDS encoding ATP-binding protein has protein sequence MTSVLGRSADSGQIGSLGHYLATDGSRGAPVAIDLEGPHVGLVVGKRGSGKSYTLGVLAEEIGTTAGVSGIVVDPMGAFSGLAAAPFARTVTQPTIRADAVPPAGWCQLLDLDPAAGPGALLWRAAATADTLREMRAVVDTAGVPAETRRAVLNHLELAASWETFDPSGLTAADLQTQGVTVLETSGTPTAAQAAIVFAVARGVYDRALRTDDEPLPWLLVDEAHAVTDTVAGRAIRTLLTRGRHPGVSLVLATQRPAALPAVAISQADLVVSHRLTAGPDIDALSRTNPTYLDGDLATQLPQGVGEALVVDDATESAVTITIRERRTPHEGETPQASKRRTDRSPRPDDHVTPDEVVAPGTRSP, from the coding sequence ATGACCTCCGTCCTCGGTCGTTCGGCCGACTCCGGACAGATCGGTTCGCTCGGACACTACCTCGCCACGGATGGCAGTCGTGGGGCCCCGGTGGCCATCGACCTCGAAGGCCCCCACGTCGGACTGGTCGTCGGCAAACGTGGCTCGGGGAAGTCCTACACCCTCGGGGTGCTCGCAGAGGAAATCGGCACTACTGCTGGCGTCTCGGGCATCGTCGTCGACCCGATGGGGGCGTTCTCCGGCCTGGCGGCGGCCCCCTTCGCCCGCACCGTCACCCAGCCGACGATCCGTGCGGACGCGGTGCCTCCGGCGGGCTGGTGTCAGCTCCTCGATCTGGATCCGGCGGCGGGACCGGGGGCGTTGCTCTGGCGAGCCGCCGCCACCGCCGACACCCTCCGGGAGATGCGAGCCGTCGTGGATACCGCGGGCGTTCCTGCAGAGACGAGACGAGCGGTCCTCAACCATCTCGAACTGGCGGCGAGCTGGGAGACCTTCGACCCCTCGGGCCTGACGGCCGCCGACCTGCAGACCCAGGGCGTCACCGTCCTGGAGACGAGTGGGACGCCCACCGCCGCGCAGGCCGCGATCGTCTTCGCCGTCGCCCGCGGCGTCTACGACCGCGCGTTACGGACGGACGACGAACCACTGCCGTGGCTCCTCGTCGACGAGGCCCACGCCGTCACCGATACGGTCGCCGGCCGCGCCATCCGGACGCTCCTGACGCGGGGTCGTCATCCCGGGGTGAGCCTCGTCCTCGCGACACAGCGCCCCGCCGCCCTCCCCGCGGTCGCCATCTCCCAGGCCGACCTCGTCGTCAGCCACCGACTCACTGCTGGTCCCGACATCGACGCCCTCTCGCGCACCAATCCGACGTATCTCGACGGTGACCTCGCCACACAGCTCCCCCAGGGTGTCGGGGAGGCCCTCGTCGTCGACGACGCGACCGAATCTGCGGTCACGATCACCATCCGCGAACGACGGACCCCTCACGAGGGAGAGACGCCCCAGGCATCAAAGCGACGAACCGACCGCTCTCCCCGACCCGACGACCACGTCACCCCGGACGAGGTCGTCGCACCCGGCACCCGGAGTCCGTAA
- a CDS encoding carboxypeptidase regulatory-like domain-containing protein, translating into MPFTDFRQDERAIEGLPIRLVIAFVVGVATLSVMLSMISGVQSFGVSELDAKPSPEVVTPGHHSVDITAIDADGSPVADATVVVKRGSAQLDSVAVAKTGPGGVATVDIESQLGPNQAEGTLTIEVKPPAGSQYMDRRQNSEILVIRGA; encoded by the coding sequence ATGCCGTTCACAGACTTCCGACAGGACGAACGCGCCATCGAAGGCCTGCCGATTCGCCTCGTCATCGCGTTCGTCGTCGGCGTGGCGACGCTCAGCGTGATGCTCTCGATGATCTCCGGGGTCCAGTCGTTCGGCGTCTCAGAACTCGACGCGAAGCCCTCGCCCGAGGTGGTCACGCCCGGTCACCACAGCGTCGACATCACCGCCATCGATGCCGACGGCTCGCCGGTCGCCGATGCGACGGTGGTCGTGAAACGCGGTAGCGCCCAGCTGGACTCGGTGGCCGTCGCAAAGACGGGGCCGGGCGGCGTCGCCACCGTCGACATCGAGTCACAGCTCGGCCCGAATCAGGCGGAGGGGACGCTCACCATCGAGGTGAAACCGCCGGCCGGGTCGCAGTACATGGACCGGCGGCAGAACTCCGAGATTTTGGTGATCCGCGGGGCCTAG
- a CDS encoding protein-L-isoaspartate O-methyltransferase: MEYAALRDDMVASLQHDTKAVVDAEPVGRAMRAVPRHEFVDEGHRAYMDQAFEHRGTTVLAPTMAGRLLEALEVEATDSVLVVGAGVGYTVAVLAEIVGPKRVHAVDITRQLVYDARRNLREAGYDAVLVDCRDGASGLPEYAPFDRILVEAAAIRPPEALVRQLSPDGRLVMPIGTADQRLRAYEGGEAAADFGPVGFSPLLVDGEQTGAVERNRTHREDVERAVKEAERRHGWEREWIDWDRTL, encoded by the coding sequence ATGGAATACGCCGCGCTCCGCGACGACATGGTCGCGAGCCTCCAGCACGACACCAAAGCGGTGGTCGACGCGGAGCCGGTCGGCCGAGCGATGCGGGCGGTTCCACGCCACGAGTTCGTCGACGAGGGGCACCGAGCGTACATGGACCAGGCGTTCGAACACCGCGGGACGACGGTCCTGGCGCCGACCATGGCGGGGCGGCTCCTGGAAGCGCTCGAGGTCGAGGCGACCGACTCGGTGCTGGTGGTCGGCGCCGGCGTCGGCTACACGGTCGCCGTCCTGGCGGAGATCGTCGGCCCGAAGCGGGTCCACGCGGTGGACATCACCCGCCAGCTCGTCTACGACGCCCGACGCAACCTCCGCGAGGCCGGCTACGACGCCGTGCTGGTCGACTGCCGGGACGGCGCGTCGGGGCTGCCGGAGTACGCTCCGTTCGACCGCATCCTCGTGGAGGCCGCAGCGATCCGACCGCCCGAAGCGCTGGTACGCCAGCTGTCACCCGACGGCCGCCTCGTCATGCCGATCGGAACGGCCGACCAGCGACTCCGCGCCTACGAGGGCGGCGAGGCGGCCGCCGACTTCGGACCCGTCGGCTTCTCGCCGCTCCTCGTCGACGGCGAGCAGACGGGTGCCGTCGAGCGGAATCGGACCCACCGTGAGGATGTCGAGCGGGCGGTGAAGGAGGCCGAGCGGCGCCACGGCTGGGAGCGCGAGTGGATCGACTGGGACCGGACGCTCTAG
- a CDS encoding HVO_0476 family zinc finger protein: MSHQQDRVGIACPACSPDLETVHEVLSTGGGRATVRCTECDHVHKTAIERERTVERDVVISQDGESLTASVEVPVDERVRVGEEFIVDTDEAIMQVRITDLETGPEQRATSAKGEAVQTFWTRAVDNVSVDITLHPRNGDRDRTRSITAYLPGDFEFVIGETMTLEDEEFTITDIHVREPAQERYPFPKLGEDGDTVEAKDVKRIYGYDESSDAWSAW, translated from the coding sequence ATGAGCCACCAACAGGACCGGGTCGGGATCGCCTGTCCGGCGTGTTCACCCGACCTCGAGACGGTCCACGAAGTCCTCTCCACCGGGGGCGGACGAGCGACCGTCCGCTGTACGGAGTGCGATCACGTCCACAAGACGGCCATCGAGCGAGAGCGCACGGTCGAACGCGACGTCGTCATCTCACAGGACGGCGAATCGCTCACGGCCAGCGTCGAGGTGCCGGTCGACGAGCGCGTCCGCGTGGGCGAGGAGTTCATCGTCGACACCGACGAGGCCATCATGCAGGTCCGCATCACCGACCTCGAGACCGGCCCCGAACAGCGGGCTACCTCGGCCAAGGGCGAGGCGGTTCAGACGTTCTGGACGCGGGCCGTCGACAACGTGAGCGTCGACATCACCCTCCACCCGCGAAACGGCGACCGTGACCGGACCCGTTCGATCACCGCCTACCTCCCCGGCGACTTCGAGTTCGTCATCGGCGAGACGATGACCCTCGAAGACGAAGAGTTCACGATCACGGACATCCACGTCCGCGAACCGGCCCAGGAACGCTATCCGTTCCCGAAGCTGGGCGAGGACGGCGACACCGTCGAGGCCAAGGACGTAAAGCGGATCTACGGCTACGACGAGTCCTCCGACGCCTGGTCTGCCTGGTAA
- a CDS encoding aminopeptidase, whose translation MSLHDAAATAVHQCLDLEAGERCLVVTDDERRPIGQALYEVAAAVTDDAVIVQYPPGDQHGEEPSPPVAAAMLEADAFLAPTTKSLSHTRARSEASAAGVRGATLPGITEAVFVTGLDADYEAISRHCAAVLEQVAGAEEIRVTAPNGTDITVRPGEREWNEDTGMVDEPGAFSNLPAGEVFVSPESADGTYVVDGTMMPYGRLDPDQSLRFEVEDGQVTHISDDEISAQVETAAESVGEAAYNLAELGIGTNVSVTELVGSVLLDEKAAGTVHLAIGDDAGIGGDVSAPLHLDGIITDPSVFADGDPVELPGTE comes from the coding sequence ATGAGTCTCCACGACGCGGCAGCGACCGCCGTGCACCAGTGTCTCGATCTCGAGGCGGGCGAGCGATGTCTCGTCGTCACCGACGACGAACGCCGACCCATCGGACAGGCTCTCTACGAGGTCGCCGCCGCGGTGACCGACGACGCGGTCATCGTCCAGTATCCGCCCGGCGACCAGCACGGCGAGGAGCCCTCGCCACCGGTGGCCGCGGCGATGCTCGAGGCCGACGCCTTCCTCGCGCCGACGACCAAGAGCCTGAGTCACACGCGCGCCCGCAGCGAGGCGAGCGCGGCTGGCGTCCGCGGAGCGACCCTTCCGGGAATCACCGAAGCAGTGTTCGTCACCGGCCTGGACGCGGATTACGAGGCCATCAGTCGCCACTGTGCGGCCGTCCTCGAGCAGGTCGCCGGCGCCGAAGAGATCCGGGTGACGGCGCCCAATGGAACCGACATCACCGTCCGTCCGGGCGAGCGGGAGTGGAACGAAGACACCGGGATGGTCGACGAGCCGGGCGCGTTCTCGAACCTGCCCGCTGGCGAGGTGTTCGTGAGCCCGGAGAGCGCCGACGGGACGTACGTCGTCGACGGCACCATGATGCCATACGGCCGACTCGACCCCGACCAGTCGCTCCGGTTCGAGGTCGAGGACGGACAGGTCACCCACATCTCGGACGACGAGATCAGCGCACAGGTCGAGACGGCCGCGGAATCGGTCGGCGAGGCCGCCTACAATCTCGCGGAACTGGGCATCGGGACCAACGTCTCGGTGACCGAGCTGGTGGGCTCGGTCCTCCTCGACGAGAAGGCTGCCGGGACGGTCCACCTCGCCATCGGCGACGACGCGGGCATCGGTGGCGACGTCAGCGCACCGCTACATCTCGACGGGATCATCACCGACCCCTCGGTCTTCGCCGACGGCGACCCGGTCGAACTGCCCGGCACGGAGTGA
- a CDS encoding metal-dependent hydrolase — MNKRDHVLNAVALAIGMGAILAPSFDEVTARTIAMVGLPVLLGAMVPDIDTSIGSHRKTFHNFLTLGAFAAFPFVFGNLHFVWIGVATHYMLDLLGNVRGMALFYPWPEEYDVPVGVTVDSPWATVVTMAVTAFELGIFYILVAAPGLGQSPWVAGLFPV; from the coding sequence GTGAACAAACGCGACCACGTCCTCAACGCCGTGGCGTTGGCGATCGGCATGGGCGCCATTTTGGCGCCGAGTTTCGACGAGGTGACCGCGAGAACGATCGCGATGGTGGGCCTTCCGGTCCTGCTCGGTGCGATGGTCCCCGACATCGACACGAGCATCGGCTCGCACCGCAAGACCTTCCACAATTTCCTCACCCTCGGTGCCTTCGCCGCTTTCCCGTTCGTCTTCGGCAACCTACATTTCGTCTGGATCGGCGTCGCGACCCACTACATGCTGGACCTGCTGGGGAACGTGCGGGGGATGGCCCTGTTCTACCCCTGGCCCGAAGAGTACGACGTCCCAGTGGGTGTCACCGTCGACAGCCCGTGGGCGACGGTCGTGACGATGGCCGTGACGGCCTTCGAACTGGGAATATTCTACATTCTCGTCGCCGCACCTGGCCTCGGGCAATCGCCCTGGGTCGCGGGCCTGTTTCCCGTTTGA
- a CDS encoding type II glyceraldehyde-3-phosphate dehydrogenase, whose protein sequence is MIQVGINGYGTIGKRVADAVAAQPDMSVVGVAKTRPNFEAEQARRRGYDLYPAIEDRLDQFGAAGLETAGTVEDLVEAADVVVDATPSGIGEQNKELYEEYDTPALFQGGESDDLVDVSFNARSNFADAGDAQFVRVVSCNTTGLSRLVAPLDEQFGIEKVRATLVRRGGDPAQSTRGPINDILPNPVTLPSHHGPDVNTIFPDLDIDTLGLKVPATLMHMHSINVTLESAPTADDVRETLSGESRLLLLDADLDIEGTGALKEYALDMGRPRGDLWENGIWSESITVEGRDLYLFQAIHQESDVVPENVDAIRAVLGTADAAESMATTDDALGLE, encoded by the coding sequence ATGATTCAGGTCGGGATCAACGGCTACGGAACCATCGGAAAACGAGTCGCCGACGCGGTCGCCGCCCAGCCGGACATGTCGGTCGTCGGCGTCGCGAAGACGCGACCCAACTTCGAGGCCGAACAGGCCCGTCGCCGCGGGTACGACCTGTATCCCGCGATCGAAGACCGCCTCGATCAGTTCGGTGCCGCCGGCCTGGAGACCGCCGGGACCGTCGAGGACCTCGTCGAGGCCGCCGACGTGGTCGTCGACGCGACCCCCTCGGGTATCGGCGAGCAGAACAAGGAACTTTACGAGGAGTACGACACCCCCGCGCTCTTCCAGGGCGGGGAATCCGACGACCTCGTGGACGTCTCCTTCAACGCGCGGTCGAACTTCGCGGACGCCGGGGACGCCCAGTTCGTGCGCGTCGTCTCCTGTAACACGACGGGGCTGTCCCGTCTCGTCGCGCCACTCGACGAACAGTTCGGCATCGAGAAGGTTCGGGCGACGCTCGTCCGCCGGGGCGGCGACCCGGCCCAGAGCACTCGCGGCCCGATCAACGACATCCTCCCGAACCCGGTGACACTCCCCTCCCACCACGGCCCCGACGTCAACACCATCTTCCCCGACCTGGACATCGACACCCTCGGCCTGAAGGTGCCCGCGACGCTGATGCACATGCACTCGATCAACGTCACCCTGGAGTCGGCACCGACGGCCGACGACGTGCGCGAGACCCTCTCGGGTGAATCGCGGCTGCTCCTCCTCGACGCGGACCTCGACATCGAGGGGACCGGGGCGCTGAAGGAGTACGCCCTGGACATGGGTCGGCCCCGCGGCGACCTCTGGGAGAACGGCATCTGGAGTGAGTCTATCACCGTGGAGGGCCGGGACCTCTATCTCTTCCAGGCCATCCACCAGGAATCCGACGTCGTCCCCGAGAACGTCGACGCCATCCGGGCCGTCCTCGGGACCGCCGACGCCGCCGAGAGCATGGCGACGACCGACGACGCCCTCGGTCTCGAATAG
- a CDS encoding Hsp20/alpha crystallin family protein codes for MRRDDRDDPFDDIFREIERMMDEMMQGDGRGGVSYEQGPAGFGSDTHVDVHATDEEVRVVADLPGVAKADISLQCDGEFLTVGAASDVREYDERIELPARVDPESGSATYNNGVLEVVFDRVEEATDIDVE; via the coding sequence ATGAGACGCGACGACCGCGACGACCCCTTCGACGATATCTTCCGCGAGATAGAGCGCATGATGGACGAGATGATGCAGGGCGACGGCCGCGGCGGCGTCAGCTACGAGCAGGGGCCGGCCGGGTTCGGCAGCGACACCCACGTCGACGTCCACGCGACCGACGAGGAGGTCCGCGTCGTCGCCGACCTGCCGGGCGTCGCGAAAGCCGACATCTCCCTGCAGTGCGACGGCGAGTTCCTCACCGTCGGCGCGGCCAGCGACGTCCGCGAGTACGACGAGCGCATCGAACTGCCCGCCCGGGTCGATCCGGAATCGGGGTCGGCGACCTACAACAACGGCGTTCTTGAGGTCGTCTTCGACCGCGTCGAGGAAGCGACGGACATCGACGTCGAGTGA
- a CDS encoding RimK family alpha-L-glutamate ligase: MVRLAVATRAQTFERIRGPLGDRGIDVESIATSERTVSLDDPPFDPARFDVGFVFPGRLMEGGVLSVLLSVPWINDREAVLRSRNKAETLARLQAADVPVPKTTLVSNPVDESATLDAFDNFDGPVVVKPNSTTRGRGVVRVDDPDSFRGVVDYLELLHDNQAVGDRSYLLQEFVPEATDYRVMVVDGAYAGAVERTIPDADRTAGRWKHNVHRGAVAETVDLPAELRAIAERVASVMDIPLLGVDLLVTDDRVVVTETNARPTVDSAEKYVSDFYDRLARLIRETAD; the protein is encoded by the coding sequence ATGGTTCGTCTGGCGGTCGCCACGAGAGCGCAGACCTTCGAGCGGATTCGAGGGCCGCTCGGCGACCGCGGTATCGACGTGGAATCGATCGCCACCAGCGAGCGCACCGTCTCCCTCGACGACCCGCCGTTCGACCCCGCCCGCTTCGACGTCGGCTTCGTCTTCCCGGGTCGGCTCATGGAGGGTGGCGTCCTCTCCGTGCTCCTCTCCGTCCCCTGGATCAACGACCGCGAGGCCGTCCTCCGCTCGCGGAACAAGGCGGAGACGCTCGCCCGACTGCAGGCCGCCGACGTCCCCGTCCCGAAGACCACGCTCGTCTCGAATCCCGTCGACGAGTCGGCGACCCTGGACGCGTTCGACAATTTCGATGGACCAGTCGTCGTCAAACCGAACTCCACGACCCGCGGGCGGGGCGTGGTCCGCGTCGACGACCCCGATTCCTTCCGCGGCGTCGTCGATTACCTCGAGTTGCTCCACGACAACCAGGCCGTGGGCGACCGCTCCTATCTGCTCCAGGAGTTCGTCCCCGAGGCGACCGATTACCGGGTGATGGTCGTCGACGGTGCGTACGCCGGTGCCGTCGAACGGACGATCCCCGACGCGGACCGCACGGCGGGCCGCTGGAAACACAACGTCCACCGTGGCGCGGTCGCCGAGACGGTCGACTTGCCAGCCGAGTTGCGGGCTATCGCGGAGCGAGTGGCGTCGGTGATGGACATCCCGCTTCTTGGCGTCGATCTGCTCGTCACCGATGACCGGGTGGTCGTGACCGAGACGAACGCTCGACCGACCGTCGATAGCGCGGAAAAATACGTTTCCGACTTCTACGACCGCCTGGCGCGGCTGATCAGGGAGACGGCAGACTAG
- a CDS encoding 50S ribosomal protein L16, with protein MSDNPASMFRDIDKPAYTRRDYVTGIPGSKIAQHNMGDLDSDPEDWPVQISLVPEESVQMLHGALEAARLSANRHLIKELGEGTYKMMLRKFPHQILRENKQATGAGADRVSDGMRQAFGVPVGTAARVQKGDPLFTAYCTADQAPVVKDAFRRAYNKLTPPCKIDVERGEELLTK; from the coding sequence ATGTCCGATAATCCGGCCTCGATGTTTCGGGACATCGACAAGCCCGCCTACACCCGGCGGGACTACGTCACGGGCATCCCGGGCTCGAAGATCGCACAGCACAACATGGGCGACCTCGACTCGGACCCCGAGGACTGGCCCGTCCAGATCAGCCTCGTCCCCGAGGAGTCCGTCCAGATGCTCCACGGCGCCCTGGAGGCCGCGCGGCTGTCGGCCAACCGCCACCTCATCAAGGAACTCGGCGAGGGGACGTACAAGATGATGCTCCGCAAGTTCCCCCACCAGATCCTCCGGGAGAACAAGCAGGCGACCGGCGCGGGCGCGGACCGCGTCTCCGACGGCATGCGGCAAGCCTTCGGCGTCCCGGTCGGCACCGCCGCGCGCGTCCAGAAGGGCGACCCGCTCTTTACCGCCTACTGCACGGCCGACCAGGCGCCCGTCGTCAAGGACGCCTTCCGCCGTGCGTACAACAAACTGACCCCGCCGTGCAAGATCGACGTCGAGCGCGGCGAGGAACTGCTCACGAAGTAA
- a CDS encoding winged helix-turn-helix domain-containing protein, giving the protein MKLARPTDVEILEALSDGKRNTAANLAYHLEKDRSYINTRLPVLADYDLLDRVGPAPNSGLYEITEKGNLVLEHVDRMDEADLDFDAFIDDQLDG; this is encoded by the coding sequence ATGAAACTCGCCAGGCCAACGGACGTCGAGATCCTCGAGGCACTCTCGGACGGGAAGCGCAACACCGCGGCGAATCTGGCGTACCACCTCGAGAAGGACCGCTCGTACATCAACACCCGACTGCCCGTCCTGGCGGACTACGACCTGCTGGACCGGGTGGGGCCGGCGCCCAACAGCGGCCTCTACGAGATCACCGAGAAGGGCAACCTCGTCCTCGAACACGTCGACCGGATGGACGAGGCGGACCTGGACTTCGACGCGTTCATCGACGACCAGCTGGACGGATAG